Part of the Bernardetia sp. genome, ATTACAGACAGTTTGCGTTATGCTCAAACCATTCAAGATGCTATTTTGCCTTTCGAAGAGCGAATGAGTTTGCATTTGCATGAATATTTTACTTTTTATCGTCCGAAAGATATTGTAAGTGGAGATTTTTACTGGCTCACAGACCTCAAAGGAAAGATTTTTCTAGCTGTGGCAGATTGTACTGGACATGGTGTTCCAGGGGCTTTTATGTCTATGATTGGCTCAGCTGCTTTAGATGCGCTCGTAGATAGAAATGAGCTAGAAGAACCAGACAAAATTTTGGAAGAATTACATATTACCATTCAGAAGGCTCTAAAACAACAAAATACAACTAACGATGATGGAATGGATATCGGACTTTGTATAATGGAATATTTGGACGATGGAAAGTGCAAAATTCGTTTTTCTGGAGCAAAACGTCCTTTGTATTATTTCCAAAAATCTACACAGCAAATTCACGAAATTAGAGGAACAAGACAAAGTATTGGAGGATATTCTAAGAAAGCAAGAATAGACTTTGAGGTAAATGAACTGATTTTGGAAAAAGGAGATAGTTTTTATTTATGTAGTGATGGATATGCTGACCAAAATGATTTGACGGACAGAAAATTTGGTTCTCATTATCTCAAAAAAATGCTTCAAGAAATAGCTATCCTTCCTATGAAGGAGCAAGGCAGAATAGTGAAAGAAAATTTTGATGAACACAAAGGAAATCAGCCTCAACGTGATGATGTAGCCATTATTGGAGTGAGAATAGTATAAAATAAAAAAACGGATATTCATTTTCAGAATATCCGTTTTTTAATATCTTTAGTTTTAATTCAATCCATCTTTAAAGAAATAGAAGAAGAAGAACAGATATATCCAAAGAAGGTCTAAAAAGTGCCAAAAGGTCATGCACATTGCTATTGTGTTCGTGTTTTTGGAGTGTACTTTAGATTGCATTGCCTTTATGAGTGTAATGAAGACAAATATGAGCCCTGCCAAAATATGTGCGCCATGAAGTCCAGAGATAACATAGACAAACGAACCAGCAGGATTACTCTTTTCGCCAGCAAAGAAAACGCCTGCATCTACAAGCTGTCCCCATCCTTTTACTTGTACATACAAAAAGACAAAACCTAGAACTAATGTTAGCCAAAGACCAATTTTTACTTGTCCGATTTCATTTTTTTTGGCTGAAATATACGCCCAGTGCATCGTAACGCTACTCAAAAGAATTACGCCTGTACTCCAATAAAAGAGAGAAGGCAAATCAAAAACGAGCCATTCTTTCAAAATATCTCCCTGTCTTACAATATAACCTGAAGTAAGGGCTGCAAAAACCATGATTATACTGACAATGAAAAGCCACACGTTGAACCTTTTGGGGTTCATTGCATGAGCGTCTTGTTCTTCTATATATATTTTATTTGTTGTATTCATTTTGGTTATATTTTCCTCGTTGATGGTTAAAGTCTCAACGACGGTTAGTAAAAATTATAGTTTATCAAATAATAGAGCTAGTTGTACGATAGGCAGATAAAAAAACGATGAAAACATTAAGAATAATGCTGATTTGTTATCTCCCTTTTTTACTAAAAGCCACGCAGGAACTAAGAATAAAAGTCCAGCAGCAAAAATGACAATTGCTGAAATTTTACCAGACATTCCATAAACGTAAGGCATTAAGCCAACTGGTAGTAAAAAGAGTGTATACATCAAAATTTGAATAGAAGTTCTAAGTGTTTTTCCTCCACTTGGAAGCATTTTAAAACCTGCTTTTACATAGTCGTCATTTCCAAGCCAAGCAATTGCCCAAAAGTGAGGAAACTGCCAAAGAAATTGAATCGCAAAAAGAATGAGCGCAAAATGTGTAATTTCTCCATTAGAAGCTACCCAACCAATAAGAGGAGGAAAAGCTCCTGGGAAAGCTCCGATAAAAACAGAAGAAGATGAAATTCTTTTAGAAGGAGTATAAACGAAAGCATATAAAAAGAGAGAAAGCAGAGCTAAGGCAGCCGTCAGAGAATTGACAAAAGTAACGAGCAAAGCTCCTCCAATAATTGCCAAAATAGTGGCAAAAACTATCCCTTCTGCTGGTGAAATAACTCCAGTAGGCAAAGGACGAGTTTTGGTGCGTTTCATATTCTTATCATACTCTTTTTCAATCACTTGATTGATAGTATTGGCAGAACCTGTAATGATAAAACTGCTAAAGCAAAAAACAGCAAATTTTTTCCAATCAGTAATTTGTTCTACTCCTAAAGCATAGCCAATAGCAGAAGAAAAAACTACTAAAGCCGACAGACGAAACTTGAGAAGCGCAAAAAAGGCTTTAAGTTTTGATGTTTCTGCATGAATAACATCTGTGTTATGTTTGTCTGTTGGTGTTTCTGGAAGTTCTAAGTTTATATCCAAGGTAACGTTATCTGAATTTGTGAGCATAGTGATACGAGTTCAGACCTTAAAGATGTTAAAAATCTTTAGAGTCTAAGTTTCAATATTTTTTCTTGAAGAGTGATTCAAAATTAATAAACAAAATAAGCAGTATATGAATGCCTAAAGCAACAGAAGCCAAAAGCATATGAACAGGCTGTAAAGGTTTTGGAATAGCAAAATATGCCATTATTGTTCCTGTAATAACTTCAATAACCAAAATAGCTAAAAGACTTTTTCCAAGTGCTTGGATGCGTCCATTCTTAGAAGTATTTTTCCAAAGCATATAGACCAAGCCCAAATGAAGTAACAAAACCAATATTGAAAACGAACGATGAATATAAAATGTCATTCCCAAATTTTCTATCCATTCACTTCTAAGAGTATCGCCTAATGTTTTTGAAACTGTATCTACATTTTCTCTGACTTGTGTTCCTAAGATAAGTTGAGCAAAAGCAACTATTGCGCTTAAAAATGTAATGAGATTTAACTTTGAGAGATTACTTACTTTTTCAGTCTTCAATACTCCATTATACGAACGAACAATCGTATAAATTAGAAGCCCTACAATAACAAGAGCCATTACCATGTGAATGGTTATCATTCCCTCATGTAAATCTGTCGAAACCACTTTTGCGCCTAGCCAAGCCTGTACTAAAACAAAGACTAAAGCCAACCAAGAAAGAACAGTAATGAGTTTGTCTTTTTTCCAAAATGAAATAGAAAGAACAGCTGTAATCAAGATGAAAAGCCCAATAAGCGCACCCAAAAGACGGTTTATATATTCTATCCACGTATGAACAGCATTGAAGTCTGCAATTTCACGTCCTTGTATAGCATAAATAGTTTTATAATCTTCTGGAAGTTCACTAATATCTGTGGGAGGAACATATTGTCCAAAACATTTAGGCCAGTCTGGACAACCCATTCCAGAACCCGTGCTACGTACAATTCCACCTACTAAAATGAGTAGATAAACAGCAATGATTGTAGTAATTCCAAATTTACGATAAATGGCAGCCATATATTTTATTTAACCTATTTTTATTGTTAATTTGTTGATAGTTAGGAAAGTAACCGTTCAACAAAAAGGTTTTTGTTTCGGCTGCAAAGGTACAAAAAAACACATAAAAAAGGCTTTCCTAAATGTAGAAAAGCCTATTTATTAGAGGATAAAATCTATGAATACTTACTTTTTCTTCAAAATAATGACTTCACGGTAGGCTTTATTAACTTCTTTTATCATTTTATTCCAATCTTCGAAGCTCTCATTATTCAGAAGTAGATAATTTTTATAATAATTATGTGTGAATTTTACCTTACCTTCTAGTTTTTCATATTTGATTTCATAACCAAACAAATCGTTTTTGAAACTGCTATTTTCTGGCAAATATTCTATCTCATAACCTTCAGGGATTTTTAAAAATGTACTGTTGTTAGTTTGGTACAGATAGTCGTTTTCGATGGGTGCTTTTCGTTCTTCTGTGTCTATTTCGTCGTTGCTAAAGGCTTTTTCCATATTCATATTAATATAAATTTCATCGCCTACAAACTTTGCATAATCTTCAATTCTGAAATCATATTCAATTTTTAGAGCCTCATCTTTTTCATTCAGATTTTTGATGGCATAATCATCTACAAAAAACTTATTATTACCTTTTGTAAAATAACGGCTCATGTAACGCTGTTCATTTTCCTTTGAAAGTCCGTCTATGTAGTGTGTCATGTAGCCTTTTGGATAGCCTTCTGCTTGGTATTTTCCTTTTCCTACTAAGTTTTTATCTGAAATAGAAAGCTCAACAGATTCATTCGAATAGTTTTTTTCTTTATTAATAATCGGAACTAGAGCCACTTTATGCTCCTCTCTTCCCATTCCTAAAAGAGCTTCCTTGCCTTGTATCATAGACGATGGAAAGCCAAACGGAGAATACGAATCTGTCGCATCTAAGAAAATAAATTCTCCCTCTTTGTTTTGGTAGGTTACAATCATGTGATTATCTACAATCGGAGTAGGAAGTTCAGAATACTTATAAGGCAAATCCCTAGAACCAATCCAAGTCAGATACGTATTTTCAATACCTGCCATATTGAGCATTTTGTGGATGATAGATGACATTCCTTTGCAATCGCCGTAACGCTTGGCATACACAAAACTTGCCTCACTAGGTACAAAACCACGCATTCCATCTTCAAAAGCTACATATTTGATGTTGTCTTGTACCCAATAAAAAATATTTCTTACTTTTTCTTCTTCGCTCTCTACATCTTTTATCAGTCCTTGAACCGTTTTGGAAAGCTCTGCATCGTCTTCTAAATTCACTCTACAAGACAAATTAGAATACCAATCATACAAATCAGCTACATTTTTTGCCAGTTTTTGTGTTCGGTTGGGATAGTTGATTTGCGTAACATAATAGACAATATGAGGAGAAAAATAATTGCGACGTGGTGCATTGTCTTCTGCTTTGAAATCTGCCAAGTTTTTTGCACTCCACTCATAAATTATATAGTTTCCTTTTTCTGATTTTTGAAAATCTAACTTTATATCTTCTGTATTGAATAATTTATAGGCAATTTCTATGTCTTTATGAACTTTGAGCGTTAGGCGAGCCGATTTTATAGGCACATAACTATCTAAATAAAATGAACTCAAAAAACGAGGGTCTTTGATATTTTGTGTAATCTCAACTTGTGTACGAGCCTTTGGAGAAACATTTGGCATAATGAAATTGGTAGATTCTAAATCGTCATAGAAAATTCCAGAAGAAGATTCTTTTTCCTTTTTAAAATATTCTACCTTCATTTTTTTGTAACGCTTTCCATTGGGAACAA contains:
- a CDS encoding COX15/CtaA family protein; protein product: MAAIYRKFGITTIIAVYLLILVGGIVRSTGSGMGCPDWPKCFGQYVPPTDISELPEDYKTIYAIQGREIADFNAVHTWIEYINRLLGALIGLFILITAVLSISFWKKDKLITVLSWLALVFVLVQAWLGAKVVSTDLHEGMITIHMVMALVIVGLLIYTIVRSYNGVLKTEKVSNLSKLNLITFLSAIVAFAQLILGTQVRENVDTVSKTLGDTLRSEWIENLGMTFYIHRSFSILVLLLHLGLVYMLWKNTSKNGRIQALGKSLLAILVIEVITGTIMAYFAIPKPLQPVHMLLASVALGIHILLILFINFESLFKKKY
- a CDS encoding DUF3857 domain-containing protein — encoded protein: MTKNNLKVLFLPILYFGFVASLFSQNPEEIYNQYKKEFPDKMAVLLEKNDEIIIDFEDDTVATTHIEYEDLLFLTDRAVGLASQKAYESYFSKIEKIDALTLVPNGKRYKKMKVEYFKKEKESSSGIFYDDLESTNFIMPNVSPKARTQVEITQNIKDPRFLSSFYLDSYVPIKSARLTLKVHKDIEIAYKLFNTEDIKLDFQKSEKGNYIIYEWSAKNLADFKAEDNAPRRNYFSPHIVYYVTQINYPNRTQKLAKNVADLYDWYSNLSCRVNLEDDAELSKTVQGLIKDVESEEEKVRNIFYWVQDNIKYVAFEDGMRGFVPSEASFVYAKRYGDCKGMSSIIHKMLNMAGIENTYLTWIGSRDLPYKYSELPTPIVDNHMIVTYQNKEGEFIFLDATDSYSPFGFPSSMIQGKEALLGMGREEHKVALVPIINKEKNYSNESVELSISDKNLVGKGKYQAEGYPKGYMTHYIDGLSKENEQRYMSRYFTKGNNKFFVDDYAIKNLNEKDEALKIEYDFRIEDYAKFVGDEIYINMNMEKAFSNDEIDTEERKAPIENDYLYQTNNSTFLKIPEGYEIEYLPENSSFKNDLFGYEIKYEKLEGKVKFTHNYYKNYLLLNNESFEDWNKMIKEVNKAYREVIILKKK
- the cyoE gene encoding heme o synthase, which gives rise to MLTNSDNVTLDINLELPETPTDKHNTDVIHAETSKLKAFFALLKFRLSALVVFSSAIGYALGVEQITDWKKFAVFCFSSFIITGSANTINQVIEKEYDKNMKRTKTRPLPTGVISPAEGIVFATILAIIGGALLVTFVNSLTAALALLSLFLYAFVYTPSKRISSSSVFIGAFPGAFPPLIGWVASNGEITHFALILFAIQFLWQFPHFWAIAWLGNDDYVKAGFKMLPSGGKTLRTSIQILMYTLFLLPVGLMPYVYGMSGKISAIVIFAAGLLFLVPAWLLVKKGDNKSALFLMFSSFFYLPIVQLALLFDKL
- a CDS encoding heme-copper oxidase subunit III, which codes for MNTTNKIYIEEQDAHAMNPKRFNVWLFIVSIIMVFAALTSGYIVRQGDILKEWLVFDLPSLFYWSTGVILLSSVTMHWAYISAKKNEIGQVKIGLWLTLVLGFVFLYVQVKGWGQLVDAGVFFAGEKSNPAGSFVYVISGLHGAHILAGLIFVFITLIKAMQSKVHSKNTNTIAMCMTFWHFLDLLWIYLFFFFYFFKDGLN